The genomic stretch ACAGCGTATCTATATGCAAAAATTGCTGCAGATGCTTAAAGAAAAGAAAGCTTTGTCACTTGATTACATGAATAAAGCTAAAGAAGAATAAAAATTAAATGCTTTAAAGAAAATTCATTAGGACTCCTAAAAGCCAAGCAGGCAGGCTGAAGCAATGGCTAAAAGGTTCTTAAAGTTTTTCTTTAAAGCGGCTTAAATTAAAGATATATGTTTGAAGAAGAATCATTCTCATTATCACCAGTTAATTTTTTTCAATTGAAAGGTGATTGTCATTATGCTCCTAAAGGTATTAGCGGCCAGAAGTATTTGCTAGCAGATACTAGCCACCTTTGTGGGGAAGAGCATTTTGCTAAAGTTTCTTTAGGATGGAATGAGCAAGGTCTGGAGTGCTTAGTGGCAGTCTTACAGCCGTTTAAGCAAGCTTATCATCCTGATATAAGCCGAGGCGATAGTGTCGAATTGATGATTGATACTCGGGATGTGAAAACATCCGGATTTAACACACGCTTTTGCCATCATTTTTTCTTTTTACCAGAAGCTGTTGATGGCATCCAAGCGGGTGAAATGACACGCTTTAGAACCGAAGATAAGCATGAACTTTGCGATTCTAACGAGTTGAAAGTCAGCAGCCAGCTTTCTTCTCAAAGTTATACACTGAAAATTTCTATTCCTAGCCATTGCTTGGTCGGCTACGATCCCGAGCAATTTGATCGCTTAGGGTTTACTTATAGAGTTAATCGTAAAAATGATTCTCCCCAACATTTTTCGGTGATCACTCGTGACTTTCAAATTGAACAACAACCTTCCTTGTGGAGCAGTTTAAGCTTGGTTAAGTAGAGACAAAACCATTTTTTCTAAACTATCCATGGCGACATAGGATTCTTTAAATAAATGCTAAAAAGGAACCCATTTCGCCATAAGCATAAATCCGAGCTAGCTAGGAGGGACCCCTGGGGGATTAGGAAAGTAGAGATTGTTCAATGATCTAACATTTTTATTATAGGGATGCCGCTTAAAAGATCGTGCAAGTTATAAAGATTTAAAGTTGGGAAATGCGGTAAAAAGGTAACCTCCTTAACTTAGTGCAAATTAAAATTATAAAAATGGCTTTTTTTCTAGGAGAAAAAATGAAATTTGCTGATACGCATGAATGGATTAAAGTTACAGATCGCGTGGGAACTGTAGGCATTTCTAAGCATGCACAGAAAGAATTGGGCGAGATCGTCTATGTAGAATTGCCGAGAATTGGCAAAAAAGCAAAGGCTGGCGAAGAAGCTGCTGTTCTTGAATCTACTAAAGCTGCTACGGATATCTATTCCCCTGTTTCAGGCACCATTGCAGAGGTTAACACTGCTCTGTCTTCGGCACCAGACCTAGTAAATACCTCACCTGAAAAGGAGGGCTGGCTTTATAAGATAGAAATGGATAATTTAGAAGAGCTTGATAGGCTTATGAATTCCTCTGAATACTATGCCAAATTTTCTTGAGCAATGGATGATGTATCCAATAAAACAGATTTTTCGAAATCCTACATGGTAAAAAAAAATTTAGAAAAAGTGGTCTATTATTTGTCTAGCGACTACTCTTTTCAGTAAAGTTTGCCTAGCCTAAACTAATAATCTTTGCTAGCTTTTCCTCCGGGGAAAGCTGATCATACTCATCTTTTTCTCTCCAGTAATAACCCTGTTGCTGCAATCCATGGATAAAGTAAAATTGCTCAAAAACTTTAGCAAAAATGGCTTTATCTTCATTGGGATAAATATACCAGCCAGTATGATATTGCTCTTTAAACTCTTTGGAAACAGTAATTCCCGAAGCAGTAATAGCATCAAGCATCCATTTCTCATGAATCTTTACTTCTACATCCGGGATTAACTCCGCTGCTATAGCTTGATTGCGCGGATTAATTAAAAGCTTTATTTGCATATTTTTTCTCTCAATTACTTTATTTAAAGTTAGCATTTATTATTTTTTTATAAAAGCGGAGAGTTTGATTAATAATCATCAAAACCCTCCTCCTGCCCCTCAAGCTTCTGATTCCACTTTTCCATAAGTTGCTTGACTATCCCTAAAGAGTTTTTATTTTCTTTAATGGCTTTTTCTAAGGTGTGGCAAGCTTCATTCATCCATTCAAGCGCTTCTTTTGGCATCTCGCGGCTTTGCATATATTTTGCATAGCCTTCTCTTGCTTTATTATCCACTAATTTTATTAAATTCTGATCGAATGGTCTCTTAAATGCAGGGTGAGACAAATACTCCATTTTCAAGGGTTCTCCTATGCCTTTAAAGCAGCGATCGTGGTCAATACCATAAGCTTTATATTGAACGGGAGAGGTGTTTTCTATGGCTTTGTATAAGATATTGCCTGAATGTCTATCGCCATTGCCAAAGATAAGGTCAAAAATAGCCAGAGCGTGTATTTCTCGATTGGAGACAGTTGCTTGCATTTGCTCTATTTCGGAGGTGCTTTTGGCGTCTTGAAGAAAAAGCTGAGCTGAGCCTTGCCAGTTGTTAAAATTGATTTGTACTGTCTTTGGAATAGGAAACAAGCCATTTGAGTTAACACCCGAAGCTGCTTGTTCTCTGCTACCCATCGTAGGATCTTGGCTAAAATTGTCTTGTATACAGGGCTTGAATATAAAAAGTTGCTGGCCCTTAGCCTGTAAAATGTATGTCTCGTTAACATTTGTGCTTCCGAGAGCGTGAGTACTTAGAAGAGGAAATTGTTTTAGCCCCTCTTGGTAATCGATGCTTTCTTTTTGGTACTTTTCATAAGCTTGCTCAAAGATATTACCAATCTCTTCGTTCATTTGTTTTATCTTTCTAAGTTGTTCTGGTATTTTGCTTGGAGGGCAGTCCCTTAAAAATCCTGGCAACCCTGGATGATAGCTGGCCGGGTTAGGTTTTTTGGCAAGATAGTCCCTTGCTGCTTGCGAAGCGTCCTCACATGTCTTATATGCAGAAAGAGCTTGAAAGCAGTCAGATAGACTTTTCACAAGATAGGCTACATGAGGTTTTTCTGGGATTTGTTTTAATGAAGAAAAATGCTCGCTAAATTCTTTTAAAGGTTCTTCAAACAAAGCGGCATGCATGTTCTTAATTTCTTCTCCCGTCACTGGCTTATCCAATCCAAATTTATTAGAAACCATATTAAAGATAACATTGGCAAGTTCTCTTTCTGTCTTCACCTTTTGTTGAGTAATTAATTGGTTAATCTTAGGGATGTTTTTCTTAGCTGTTGCTTGGCCAAAACACTTTTCTATTGCTTCATAGAAGGGCTGAGGATTCAAAGGTTTGTTTGAGATATCTTCTGTTTTATCTAAGGCACTACTTTGAGTAGCCTCTGCTTTGACTTTTTTGGTTGGACGCTCACCGGTAGTTTCATTCCTTGGTAAAGCTTGTTGGACTTCCAAATGCCGCTTTTTTGCCTCAAGCTCTAAGGTGTTTTTTTTATCTATCGTAGAGGTTGTTGCTTCTAATTCTTTTTCTTCAACTTCCGCGGGCGCTTCCTGGTTTTGGATACCTTTTTCTTTTTCATTCGAGGCTGTCTGCTCTGTTGAGTTAAGGAAATATTGATGATTGCCGTCCAAGCGCATGCCTAATTTTTCTGGATTCATGCATTTCCTCCATCCTACTAGACTTACTTTCTTAATAAGAATTGATCTTATTAATTTAATTATAATAATTAATTTTTTAATTATGTATACATTTTATAAAAAAAAATTTGTATTTTTAATTTTTTAGTTAAAATAGATGACGAGGAAAGAAGGGTATCACTGGAGATAAACCCGTAAGGTAGTAAGTGGGCTCCTATTCGTAAACGGTCACGAGATGTAAAAGTTTTTTTTAGACAACAGAAGGTGTAGGTTGCTTGGTACGACCTACTTAGATAGCATCTTTTAGAAAATCTTGAACAGATTTTCTTTGTCGATGAAGAGTTTCTATACAGCTATGCAACATCTCCCTCCACCTTTTGCCATAGATAGACTGGCTACCGAGAAATAACTTACGTGCAATGGCTAGATTTCTTAAAGATTCTTCGGTGGCATTATTGATCATAGGAATAGCAGGAGCTTCCAAGTAAGCACGGAAATATTTGATCTGCTTTAAAAGCTTATGGCAAAACTTCCGCTTTTGGAGTAATTGAACGATTAGCTTTTTGATCAGTGGATGGTGGCTTGGAGCTATTCTTGGAATTTTGATTAAGTTCTTCTTCCAACTGGGCAATACGTGCTTCAAGCTTGGTGATTATCTTTTTTAGTCTATTCGCTAAGGCTTCTAGCTGGGCATTTTCAGCTCTTAGCTGTATAATCTCAGCCCTTAGCTCTGCATTCTCTTTAAATAGTTGCTCGTATGAAGGTTGTATACTACTCAATATATGATTAAGTAAGTATAAATTCTAAAAATTATTTTATTTATCACAAATTAATTGATAACCCCTGTGACCGCTTCCCGACTTATTAAGATCGTTTAAAATAGAGGCTATTTAACCAGGGTCTTATATGATGAGAAAACCTTATCCTAGCGATTTAAATAATCAAGAATGGCAAGGGCATGAATCTATCATATGCAAGAAATAAGCTGGTAAACCACCTAAGCATTCTAGACAAGAGATGCTTAATGCCATCTTTTATGCTTTAAGAACAGGTTGTCAATGGGCAGATCTTCTCCATGATCTTCCTCCTTGGAAGCCGATTTATTCTTTAATTTAAGATGGAAACCAAGTAATTTATTCGAACAGGTTAATACTTAAGAGGAAAGAGAAGCTCAAAACACGAATACCGATTAAATAAATATTTTGCAAAATGCATTTCAAGAATCTCTTGATATAGATTTCCATTAGAATGCATTTCTTTCTTGAGGATTTCCTCCTAAAGCATGATATCTCGGATCTGGTTGAAAACAAGGAGCTAAAATAAAGTTTTCATACTGGGCTCTTTCAATGCTAGCATACAGCTTTCTACCGTTATAAGGAGTGAACACTCCATATATGGCTGCTAATTCAAGACCTACCAAAGCGATTGGCGTCGTGACAATTCTTAACACATGCTTTCCAGCATCTTTTAATCTTTCTTTGAAAGAATAAGGTTTTTCACCTTCTTTATCCATCCAGAAGTGGGCAAAAGAAACTAATTTCGCAATTCTATAAGCAACATTTACTAATGATGCAATTGAATGAGCAATAGGCGTTCCCAGGGTTAGCAAAAAGCACTTAAAACCCACGCAACCCTTAGACTCATTCCAATATCTTCTTCCTGTGGTCATATCAATTAAATGTTCAGGATCTCCATCTCTCCATTGTGGGCCCTCTAAATCTGGTTTCCATGTATTAACTGGCTGATAATCTCTTAAAGTTACACTAGACATTTAATATCCTATAAAATGATTAAGTTTTTAATTAATTGATGCGATTATAGACTAATTAAAATTAATAATCAAAAATACTTTAATTTACTAAAAAAATTAATTAAAAATCAATTTTACTAGCGTTCGGGGCATTCTCTGAATTATTAAAATCGCTTAAAATATAGGCTGTTTAACCAGGAGTCTAATAGGATAAAAAAACCTTATCCTAGCGATTTAAATAATCAAGAATGGCAAGGGCTTGAACCTATCATATGCAAGAAAAAAGCTGGCAAGCTACCTAAGCGCTCTAGACAAGAGATGCTTAATGCCATCATGGATGTCTTAAAGACAGGCTGTCAATGGACAGATCTTCCGCATGATCTATCTCCTTGGAAATCGGTCTGTTCTCAATTTATAAGATGGAAACAGAGTCATTTATTCGAACAGATTAATACTTATTTAAGGCGATCGCTTTACCAAAGCTTAAGGCAAGTTAGCAGAGCTTAAGTACAGGCTATAGTCGATAGCCAAAGTATCAAAACAGCTGAAAAAAAAGGGCTCTACGGATACGACGGCGGCAAGAAAATTAAAGGCAGGAAAAGGCACATAGTGGTGGATCACTTGGGACTGTTAATAGCAGTTGTAGTAAGTAGCGCAGCTTGTAGCGAACGAGATGGGCTAAAAGCGCTATTTTGCTATTGTCAGGGAAAAGTTTTATGGCCAAAAAAATGTTTGCCGATACAGGGTATAGCAGGGAAGAGATGAAATTAGAAGCAGCTTTGCATGGTATTGATTTAACAGCCATTAAAAGATCTAAGCTAAAAGGATTTCATCTACAAGCAAAAAGATGAATAGTAGAAAGAACATTTGCCTGGTTTGTTAAATGCCGCAGCTGAGATTGTGAGACCTTACCCAACACCAGCCAAGCATTCCTCTACTTAGCTATGATACTTCTGATGGTAATGAGAATAGCTCAATGAGTTAATTCAGAGAATGTCTCTTAAATAGCGGGGAGAGGGCAAGTAAGCTAAAAGGTATGTTTTTTAATTGCTATAGGCGTGGCTTATCAGCTTTTTAAAGGATTCTCGCTATATATCTTTTCTACCTGGGAAAATGGCATCATCTGCGTTTCTGCCTTTGATGGTTTACCTGTAGGTATGGCTAGCTTAATCCCGGTAAATCCCTGAAAAGCCATTGCCATTAATCCACTCATCATGAAAGTGATACCCATTCCTCTAAGAGCAGGGATTACCTTCGAAGTGGCTAGCTTTTCACGGATAGCGGCAATAAGCGCAATAGCTAACCACCACCCAAGTCCTGAGCCAAAAACATAGACGAGATTGGCCCAAAAAGGATAATCGCGTGTAACGGCAAAAAGGCAGGCTCCTAGAATGGCACAATTAACAGCAATTAGAGGTAAATAAAGTCCTAAAGACATATATAAAGCAGGGGCAACCTTTTCTATGATGATCTCAAGGATTTGCACAAAGCCCGCAATAACAGAAATAAAAAGTAAAAATTCTAAAAAGCCTAGGTTAATTTGAGAAGCCTCAAGGCCAAAAACAGAAAGCCAGCTGAGCGCTCCTGCGCCTGTAATAAAACGATGGACAAACCAATTGAGGATACCGGAAATAGTGAGAACAAACACAACCGCTAGGCCTAGCCCATTGGCTGTTTTTAATTTGGTCGAGCAGGCCAAGTAGGTGCACATGCCTAAAAAGTTAGCCAAAAGGAAATTTTCAATAAATATCGCTTGAAGAAGAAGGCCTAATAAATTTAAAGGCTCATAATTTCCCATCCACATAAACTTTTTATCCCTCGTTCTTATTAGGGGTGTTAAATACCCAGATCATGCCGCCTATAATAAAAAACGCCGCTGGAGGGCTAACCATCAGGGCAAAATTATCATACCCATTGGGATGAGTAGCTGTCGCATACCAACTATAGGGAATAACTTGGTAGCCGAACAGCTGTCCAAAGCCGAACAATTCTCGAATACCACCTACTACCATTAGTACCCATGCATAGCCTAAGCCAGCACCTAGTCCATCCATGAATGCATAGAGAGGTCCTACATTCTTTGCCATCCCCTCGGTACGTCCCATGACTATGCAGTTAGTAATAATCAATCCAACAAAAACGCTTAAAACTTTAGATATGTTAAAAAAATAGGCTTGTAAGAATTGATCAATGATAATTACAAAAACAGAAATGATGGCTAGCTGGGTAATCATGCGTACGCTATCAGGAGTAACTTTTCTAAGAAGTGAAACAAACAAAGAAGAAAAGGCCGTTACAAATGCTACCGAAAGGCCCATAGTGAGCGAAACAGAAAGTCTATTCGTAACCCCTAAAGCTGAGCAAATACCTAGTACCGCTACTAGGATTTGATTGCCTCCCCAAAGCTGAGCAGTCAAGTATGAACGAGCGGCTACATTTGTCGATACCATCTGGTCTCTCTCCTTAAGCAAAAGACAGTGCTATGTTATTTATCCACAGTTGAATTTTCTTATAATCTTTAATACTATTTGTTTCAAGGCTTGCTTTGTTTATCGTTTAATTTTTAAGGCAGCGAGAGTCTCTTTATCAGCCATGTATTTTTTCTTGTGAAAGAGAATAAGTGTGATGGAGCTTAATGAGAAAGGGGCGATACGGTGCAAGGACATTACGATAGGCATCTGTAACTCCATTACCTGTAAGAGTAGCTCCTGCCATCCCATCAACGGCACTGTTGGCTTTAGGGGTAGTGCCTAAGCTTTCGGCCACTTTGCCTTTGATAACAGTAAGACCGAGCGGCGCTGACTTAAAATCAGTTTTGCCATCAGCGTTCTGCTGAAAGATTTGCTTATTTGGGAAAAGGCTCTGCCAGTAGGCCTCCGAAATGTTGGCCCCCAGGCCAGGCGTTTCTTTCTGATCATACCAAGAAATGCCTATTACCGTGTTGCCATCAGGTTTAATAGCTAGGTAGCCATAAATAGCATCCCATAAGCCAAGGCCATTGATAGGTATA from Neochlamydia sp. AcF84 encodes the following:
- the nqrE gene encoding NADH:ubiquinone reductase (Na(+)-transporting) subunit E — encoded protein: MWMGNYEPLNLLGLLLQAIFIENFLLANFLGMCTYLACSTKLKTANGLGLAVVFVLTISGILNWFVHRFITGAGALSWLSVFGLEASQINLGFLEFLLFISVIAGFVQILEIIIEKVAPALYMSLGLYLPLIAVNCAILGACLFAVTRDYPFWANLVYVFGSGLGWWLAIALIAAIREKLATSKVIPALRGMGITFMMSGLMAMAFQGFTGIKLAIPTGKPSKAETQMMPFSQVEKIYSENPLKS
- the gcvH gene encoding glycine cleavage system protein GcvH, producing MAFFLGEKMKFADTHEWIKVTDRVGTVGISKHAQKELGEIVYVELPRIGKKAKAGEEAAVLESTKAATDIYSPVSGTIAEVNTALSSAPDLVNTSPEKEGWLYKIEMDNLEELDRLMNSSEYYAKFS
- the nqrD gene encoding NADH:ubiquinone reductase (Na(+)-transporting) subunit D produces the protein MVSTNVAARSYLTAQLWGGNQILVAVLGICSALGVTNRLSVSLTMGLSVAFVTAFSSLFVSLLRKVTPDSVRMITQLAIISVFVIIIDQFLQAYFFNISKVLSVFVGLIITNCIVMGRTEGMAKNVGPLYAFMDGLGAGLGYAWVLMVVGGIRELFGFGQLFGYQVIPYSWYATATHPNGYDNFALMVSPPAAFFIIGGMIWVFNTPNKNEG
- a CDS encoding transposase gives rise to the protein MKHVLPSWKKNLIKIPRIAPSHHPLIKKLIVQLLQKRKFCHKLLKQIKYFRAYLEAPAIPMINNATEESLRNLAIARKLFLGSQSIYGKRWREMLHSCIETLHRQRKSVQDFLKDAI
- a CDS encoding sugar-binding protein, translated to MFEEESFSLSPVNFFQLKGDCHYAPKGISGQKYLLADTSHLCGEEHFAKVSLGWNEQGLECLVAVLQPFKQAYHPDISRGDSVELMIDTRDVKTSGFNTRFCHHFFFLPEAVDGIQAGEMTRFRTEDKHELCDSNELKVSSQLSSQSYTLKISIPSHCLVGYDPEQFDRLGFTYRVNRKNDSPQHFSVITRDFQIEQQPSLWSSLSLVK
- a CDS encoding transposase produces the protein MKKPYPSDLNNQEWQGLEPIICKKKAGKLPKRSRQEMLNAIMDVLKTGCQWTDLPHDLSPWKSVCSQFIRWKQSHLFEQINTYLRRSLYQSLRQVSRA